A stretch of the Siniperca chuatsi isolate FFG_IHB_CAS linkage group LG24, ASM2008510v1, whole genome shotgun sequence genome encodes the following:
- the LOC122872050 gene encoding DNA-binding protein SATB2-like isoform X4: protein MGALPNTHNTTQAGIIKVGRWKPIPIHYLTDAPEATVADMLLDVYHMVTLRILLHSFARLEELPSEQWTHATVRNALKELLRETNQSTLAKECPLSQSMISAIVNSCYYANVSTSKCQEFGRWYKRYKRIRGEYIEKMWSAQDKSDIKVERDLDLSILSQRPPSLLPSHTHLGTLGGPGALSIKSGLGDTQTSLPHPASQHHPSPPLRPQAPSLLGHSGLLSPQLSPQLVRQQLTMAHLINQQLAVSRLLAHQHPQGVDQRFLNHPPISRTCKGSGATEPGLNCSGAEVSFDIYQQVRNELKRASISQAVFARVAFNRTQGLLSEILRKEEDPRSASQSLLVNLKAMQNFLNLPEGERDRIYQEERERSTNASHNHSSIHISNTNTHRHTQTKGGVSGAELPLKLDSLVNITSAIYEDIQQEMKRAKVSQALFAKVAANKSQGWLCELLRWKESPSPENRTLWENLCTIRRFLALQQTERDQVYEDESRQQHSDRLHTVLHIPDQQALHRQPLPPLTAPSPIHEDPQPIPLLVSHGSEDGTQRGMSPGLGGGGPKKARSRTRISLEALGILQSFIGDVGLYPDQEAIHTLSAQLDLPKHTIIKFFQNQRYNVKHHNQVREPVPGEDDRESLSPREGGVGTVGSQGEEGLSASEESSEDGRRSVEVFRTEGGDGGEERDVEMQVEKEEGDDGKASGPATSSLSPYSSLDSPHSAEQR from the exons ATGGGAGCgctccccaacacacacaacacaacacaagcaG GCATCATTAAAGTGGGCAGGTGGAAGCCGATACCCATCCACTACCTAACGGACGCTCCAGAGGCAACAGTGGCTGACATGCTGCTGGATGTTTACCACATGGTTACACTGCGGATCCTACTGCACAG CTTTGCGCGGCTTGAGGAGCTGCCGTCAGAGCAGTGGACCCACGCCACAGTGAGGAACGCCCTCAAAGAGCTGCTCAGAGAGACCAACCAGAGCACGCTGGCCAAGGAGTGTCCTCTCTCCCAG AGTATGATCTCAGCGATAGTGAACAGTTGCTACTACGCCAACGTCTCCACCTCTAAATGCCAGGAGTTTGGACGCTGGTACAAGAGGTACAAACGCATCAGAG GTGAATACATTGAGAAGATGTGGTCAGCACAGGACAAATCAGATATAAAAG TGGAGAGAGATTTGGACTTGAGCATCCTGAGCCAGcgtcctccctctctcttaccCTCCCACACCCATTTGGGCACCCTGGGTGGCCCTGGAGCTCTGTCCATCAAGAGTGGCCTCGGGGACACTCAGACCTCCCTGCCTCACCCCGCCAGCCAGCACCACCCCAGTCCTCCTCTGCGTCCCCAGGCTCCATCTCTCCTGGGCCACAGCGGGCTCCTGTCCCCCCAGCTCTCCCCACAGCTCGTCCGTCAGCAGCTCACCATGGCCCACCTCATCAACCAGCAGCTAGCAGTCAGCCGCCTGCTCGCCCACCAGCACCCACAGGGAGTCGACCAGCGGTTCCTCAACCACCCGCCCATCTCACGGACCTGCAAGGGCTCCGGGGCCACTGAGCCCGGCCTCAACTGCTCAGGGGCCGAAGTCTCCTTCGACATTTACCAGCAAGTCAGGAACGAGCTGAAGAGGGCGAGCATTTCCCAGGCTGTGTTCGCCCGCGTGGCTTTTAACCGCACACAG GGGTTGCTGTCTGAGATCCTTCGTAAGGAGGAGGATCCTCGCTCGGCTTCACAGTCGCTGCTGGTCAACCTGAAGGCCATGCAGAACTTCCTCAACCTGCCAGAGGGCGAGCGAGATCGCATCtaccaggaggagagagagaggagcactAACGCCAGCCACAACCACTCCTCCATCCACATctccaacaccaacacacacagacacacacag ACAAAGGGCGGCGTGTCCGGTGCAGAGCTGCCATTGAAGCTGGACTCACTGGTGAATATTACATCAGCGATCTACGAAGACATCCAACAGGAGATGAAGAGGGCGAAGGTCTCCCAGGCTCTGTTTGCCAAGGTAGCTGCCAATAAAAGTCAG GGTTGGCTATGTGAGCTGCTCAGATGGAAAGAGAGCCCAAGCCCCGAGAACCGCACACTGTGGGAGAACCTGTGCACCATCAGGAGGTTCCTGGCGTTACAGCAAACCGAAAGAGACCAGGTCTACGAAGACGAGTCGAGGCAGCAGCACAGCGACAGGCTCCACACCGTCCTGCACATCCCAGACCAGCAG GCACTCCACAGGCAGCCCCTGCCACCTCTGACCGCTCCGTCTCCGATTCACGAAGACCCACAGCCCATCCCGTTGCTGGTCTCGCATGGCTCAGAAGACGGTACCCAGCGCGGGATGAGCCCTGGCCTTGGAGGGGGAGGACCAAAGAAGGCCCGCTCGCGGACACGGATTTCCCTTGAGGCCCTGGGAATCCTGCAGAGCTTCATTGGCGATGTGGGTCTCTACCCCGACCAGGAGGCCATCCACACCCTGTCAGCCCAGCTAGATCTACCCAAGCACACCATCATCAAGTTCTTCCAGAACCAGCGCTACAACGTCAAGCACCACAACCAGGTCAGAGAGCCCGTCCCCGGGGAGGACGACAGGGAGAGCTTGAGTCCCAGAGAGGGAGGCGTCGGCACGGTGGGGAGTCAAGGGGAGGAGGGTCTCTCTGCGTCTGAGGAGTCCAGCGAGGATGGGAGAAGATCAGTGGAGGTGTTCAGAACAGAGGGAGGAGacggaggagaagaaagagatgtGGAAATGCAGGTAGAGAAGGAAGAGGGGGATGATGGGAAAGCCTCAGGGCCAGCGACTTCCTCCCTGTCCCCCTACAGCAGTCTGGACAGCCCCCACTCTGCTGAGCAGAGAtaa
- the LOC122872050 gene encoding DNA-binding protein SATB2-like isoform X6 yields MKFVGYSCEPASHTVLGAAPGVFRGMEQRGGAGGGTESPSLRDSASPEERGESPASKLSRLEVNGSPAAPRTRQNGTPLRPLGGLMIPVYCVVEHADVGVAGDCEGHGDRHAEFVLVRKDVLFTQLVETALVALGYSHSSAVQASGIIKVGRWKPIPIHYLTDAPEATVADMLLDVYHMVTLRILLHSFARLEELPSEQWTHATVRNALKELLRETNQSTLAKECPLSQSMISAIVNSCYYANVSTSKCQEFGRWYKRYKRIRGEYIEKMWSAQDKSDIKVERDLDLSILSQRPPSLLPSHTHLGTLGGPGALSIKSGLGDTQTSLPHPASQHHPSPPLRPQAPSLLGHSGLLSPQLSPQLVRQQLTMAHLINQQLAVSRLLAHQHPQGVDQRFLNHPPISRTCKGSGATEPGLNCSGAEVSFDIYQQVRNELKRASISQAVFARVAFNRTQGLLSEILRKEEDPRSASQSLLVNLKAMQNFLNLPEGERDRIYQEERERSTNASHNHSSIHISNTNTHRHTQTKGGVSGAELPLKLDSLVNITSAIYEDIQQEMKRAKVSQALFAKVAANKSQGWLCELLRWKESPSPENRTLWENLCTIRRFLALQQTERDQVYEDESRQQHSDRLHTVLHIPDQQVKNELSHSLITFKMLHSTGSPCHL; encoded by the exons ATGAAATTCGTCGGCTATTCATGCGAGCCAG CTTCACACACTGTGCTGGGTGCTGCTCCTGGAGTCTTCAGGGGGATGGAGCAGCGCGGAGGTGCAGGTGGGGGAACAGAGAGCCCCAGCCTTCGGGACAGCGCCAGcccagaggagagaggggagagccCTGCCTCCAAGTTGAGCCGTCTGGAGGTCAACGGCAGCCCAGCAGCACCGCGAACCAGACAGAACGGCACTCCGCTGAGACCACTAGGAG GTTTGATGATCCCAGTCTACTGTGTGGTGGAGCATGCGGATGTGGGCGTAGCTGGTGACTGTGAGGGGCATGGCGACCGTCACGCTGAGTTTGTGTTGGTTCGTAAGGATGTCCTCTTCACGCAGCTGGTAGAGACGGCACTGGTGGCTCTGGGATACTCGCACAGCTCAGCTGTACAGGCAAGTG GCATCATTAAAGTGGGCAGGTGGAAGCCGATACCCATCCACTACCTAACGGACGCTCCAGAGGCAACAGTGGCTGACATGCTGCTGGATGTTTACCACATGGTTACACTGCGGATCCTACTGCACAG CTTTGCGCGGCTTGAGGAGCTGCCGTCAGAGCAGTGGACCCACGCCACAGTGAGGAACGCCCTCAAAGAGCTGCTCAGAGAGACCAACCAGAGCACGCTGGCCAAGGAGTGTCCTCTCTCCCAG AGTATGATCTCAGCGATAGTGAACAGTTGCTACTACGCCAACGTCTCCACCTCTAAATGCCAGGAGTTTGGACGCTGGTACAAGAGGTACAAACGCATCAGAG GTGAATACATTGAGAAGATGTGGTCAGCACAGGACAAATCAGATATAAAAG TGGAGAGAGATTTGGACTTGAGCATCCTGAGCCAGcgtcctccctctctcttaccCTCCCACACCCATTTGGGCACCCTGGGTGGCCCTGGAGCTCTGTCCATCAAGAGTGGCCTCGGGGACACTCAGACCTCCCTGCCTCACCCCGCCAGCCAGCACCACCCCAGTCCTCCTCTGCGTCCCCAGGCTCCATCTCTCCTGGGCCACAGCGGGCTCCTGTCCCCCCAGCTCTCCCCACAGCTCGTCCGTCAGCAGCTCACCATGGCCCACCTCATCAACCAGCAGCTAGCAGTCAGCCGCCTGCTCGCCCACCAGCACCCACAGGGAGTCGACCAGCGGTTCCTCAACCACCCGCCCATCTCACGGACCTGCAAGGGCTCCGGGGCCACTGAGCCCGGCCTCAACTGCTCAGGGGCCGAAGTCTCCTTCGACATTTACCAGCAAGTCAGGAACGAGCTGAAGAGGGCGAGCATTTCCCAGGCTGTGTTCGCCCGCGTGGCTTTTAACCGCACACAG GGGTTGCTGTCTGAGATCCTTCGTAAGGAGGAGGATCCTCGCTCGGCTTCACAGTCGCTGCTGGTCAACCTGAAGGCCATGCAGAACTTCCTCAACCTGCCAGAGGGCGAGCGAGATCGCATCtaccaggaggagagagagaggagcactAACGCCAGCCACAACCACTCCTCCATCCACATctccaacaccaacacacacagacacacacag ACAAAGGGCGGCGTGTCCGGTGCAGAGCTGCCATTGAAGCTGGACTCACTGGTGAATATTACATCAGCGATCTACGAAGACATCCAACAGGAGATGAAGAGGGCGAAGGTCTCCCAGGCTCTGTTTGCCAAGGTAGCTGCCAATAAAAGTCAG GGTTGGCTATGTGAGCTGCTCAGATGGAAAGAGAGCCCAAGCCCCGAGAACCGCACACTGTGGGAGAACCTGTGCACCATCAGGAGGTTCCTGGCGTTACAGCAAACCGAAAGAGACCAGGTCTACGAAGACGAGTCGAGGCAGCAGCACAGCGACAGGCTCCACACCGTCCTGCACATCCCAGACCAGCAG gtcaagaatgaactttcacactcaTTGATAACCTTTAAAATGCT GCACTCCACAGGCAGCCCCTGCCACCTCTGA